In one Anticarsia gemmatalis isolate Benzon Research Colony breed Stoneville strain chromosome 9, ilAntGemm2 primary, whole genome shotgun sequence genomic region, the following are encoded:
- the LOC142975580 gene encoding putative G-protein coupled receptor Mth-like 3 — protein sequence MELRVIFVIVVTLIKFNYAYNDQILVERFGLKPHNFDLSSVDISKRCPKDQICIFKCCVEGETMGRFKLCEPSKIGFSNVTIYNQELAPTNLSLEKAFKLVPGLMKDPIFAENSLWWYKAHLTQDGRLLLRFPNVYDRWKEIDNRHFCVEMKTDDNNTRPVFMVEYGIHNPRRPSSYRKWALILSTIFLILTLSVYILLPQLRDLNGIVLMSLIGCLIVTFITHSCLESNGTMKLWISSIMIMTFTYYFFKISSVCWLNIIFYRLLLARHRSKDTQEPAIKQMTKYCAYAFGVPLFLTITVATIELSDMTDMPTFITPQIQNKGNISFSEIESLYYLYIPLMILLAFNWIICIIKVAEFCKTSQQFAVVNEEQGAESLNRPMQFVKLLVLFTCNAYLEAFTVMYPKGSGDISSTYLLCMGPIIMIIFLCNQTVKELLVERTKALRTEVSNSHALVSVLSKK from the exons ATGGAGCTACGCGTTATATTCGTTATTGTAGTGACATTAATCAAATTTAATTACGCTTACAATGATCAAATTCTAGTAGAGAGATTTGGTTTAAAACCACACAACTTTGATTTATCAAGTGTGGATATAAGTAAACGTTGTCCTAAAGaccaaatatgtattttcaaatgCTGTGTCGAAGGCGAAACAATGGGTAGGTTCAAATTGTGTGAACCTTCCAAAATAGGTTTTTCTAATGTGACAATTTACAATCAAGAATTGGCTCCCACCAATTTATCGTTGGAGAAAGCGTTTAAATTGGTTCCTGGACTTATGAAAGACCCAATTTTTGCGGAGAATTCGCTTTGGTGGTACAAAGCTCATTTGACGCAG GATGGTAGACTTTTACTTAGATTTCCTAACGTGTACGATAGATGGAAAGAAATAGACAATAGACACTTTTGCGTAGAAATGAAGACTGATGATAATAACACTAGACCTGTTTTTATGGTGGAATATGGAATTCATAATCCTAGAAGACCTAGTTCCTACAGGAAATGgg CCCTGATCTTATCCACTATATTTCTGATCCTGACTCTGTCTGTGTACATACTACTGCCTCAATTACGAGATTTGAATGGCATTGTATTAATGTCACTAATTGGTTGTCTGATTGTGACTTTTATAACACATTCTTGTTTGGAGAGCAACGGCACTATGAAGTTATGGATATCCTCAATTATGATAATGA CGTTCACCTATTACTTCTTCAAAATATCCAGTGTCTGTTGgctgaatattattttctaccGTCTTCTATTAGCAAG acaCCGTTCCAAAGATACACAAGAACCCGCCATAAAACAAATGACAAAATACTGCGCATACGCTTTCGGCGTACCGCTGTTTCTGACTATAACTGTCGCTACCATTGAATTAAGTGATATGACGGATATGCCTACGTTTATTACCCCCCAAATACAAAATAAGGGGAACATCAGCTTTAGTG AAATTGAATCTTTATACTACCTGTATATTCCATTGATGATATTATTAGCTTTCAATTggattatttgtataattaaagtAGCTGAATTTTGCAAAACATCCCAACAATTCGCAGTGGTAAATGAAGAACAAGGTGCGGAATCTTTGAACAg ACCCATGCAGTTCGTGAAACTACTAGTCTTGTTTACTTGTAATGCTTATCTAGAAGCGTTTACAGTCATGTATCCTAAAGGCTCTGGCGACATCTCTTCAACGTACCTTTTATGTATGGGACCGATTATAATGATCATATTCCTTTGTAATCAAACCGTGAAGGAATTACTTGTAGAACGGACGAAAGCACTCAGAACTGAAGTGTCGAATTCACATGCACTTGTTTCTGTGCtttcgaaaaaataa